AAGTCGCCTGCGGCTTGACCAAGAACTGCGGGATATCGATGAGGGGCTGCGGCGGGCCCAGCACCGCGACCAGTTTCGGCTAGAGCAGCGATCGGCGGTGCGGCCGCGGGATATTCAACGGGCAATGTTGGATACCCAACCCCATATTGTGCATTTTTCGGGACATGGGGAAGGGGAAGCAGGGCTGGTGTTTGAGGATGCTGCTGGCAAGGCTAAGTTGGTAGATGGCACAGCGTTGGCGGCTCTGTTTGCCTTGTTTGCGGATCAGCTTACCTGTGTAGTGCTGAATGGCTGTTATTCGCAGGTGCAAGCCCAGGCGATCGCTCAACATATTCCCTACGTGATTGGCATGAATGCCGCCATCGGTGATCGGGGGGCGATCGCTTTTTCCGTAGGCTTTTATGATGCACTAGGGGCAGGACGGGATGTGGACTTTGCCCATCGATTGGGCTGCAGCGCGATGCAGTTGGAGGGGGCCGCAGGACATCTGACGCCGGTATTGCTAAAATCTGAGCGATCGCCCCAACCTACACAACTAGACAAGATGTCGATAAACCCAGCTCCTTCGACCGAGCCGATTGAGGTGTTTATTTCCTATTCCCATGGAGATGAGGATCTCAAGGATGAGCTATACATTCACTTGGCGGGGCTGCGGCGGGAGGGCAAGATCCAACCCTGGCAGGATCGGCAGATTGAGGCGGGGGCGGAGTGGGATGCAGAAATTAAGGCGCGCTTGGAGTCGGCGGGGATCATTCTGCTGTTGATTACGCCTCGGTTTATTAACTCAGACTATTGTTTTGACAAGGAGATGCAGCGGGCGATGGAGCGCCACGAGGCAGGCACGGCGCGGGTGATTCCGATCATCATGAAGCCCTGTGATTGGCAAGGATCGCCATTTAGTAAGCTGCAGGTGTTGCCGAAGGATGCGAAGCCGGTGACCAAGTGGGCTGATCAGGATGAGGCGTTGCTGGATGCAGTGAAGGGGATTCGGCGGGCGGTGGAGTCGTTGCAGGCAAAAAAGTAGAGGGTTCTCCGCTGGGCGATCGCATTTCTGTCCATTGCCCTTGAACTTCTAGAGAAACTATTTATTGTTGCGCGAAAATTTAAAATCTTCCGGACGGCCTGTGTGAGTCATGAAAGAAAAACCATGTAACTCAATGGAGCCTCTTATCAATGTCTGCAAAACATCCTTTTTCCGAAAAAAAATGTGAGACAACCGGAAAGCATATATGTTAATTTCATTACTTGCAAATATACAGCATTTCTTGCTTTGGTGAGGCACAGGTTCACTGCTGTAATGTTTGTCTTTCAAGGCTTCAGATGCACCTCACTAATCTCGGAGCTGCTGTAAGTTTAAAAGAGAGTTGAAACAACAGTATCGGGCAGAAAAAAATGAGATTCATATTAGATCTTATTCAAGGCTTTCGACAAGCCTCTTTTATTGCAGGATTCTTGACAGGACTTCTAGCAATG
This sequence is a window from Leptolyngbya sp. CCY15150. Protein-coding genes within it:
- a CDS encoding TIR domain-containing protein; the encoded protein is MNPTQTILFLSANPKDTSRLRLDQELRDIDEGLRRAQHRDQFRLEQRSAVRPRDIQRAMLDTQPHIVHFSGHGEGEAGLVFEDAAGKAKLVDGTALAALFALFADQLTCVVLNGCYSQVQAQAIAQHIPYVIGMNAAIGDRGAIAFSVGFYDALGAGRDVDFAHRLGCSAMQLEGAAGHLTPVLLKSERSPQPTQLDKMSINPAPSTEPIEVFISYSHGDEDLKDELYIHLAGLRREGKIQPWQDRQIEAGAEWDAEIKARLESAGIILLLITPRFINSDYCFDKEMQRAMERHEAGTARVIPIIMKPCDWQGSPFSKLQVLPKDAKPVTKWADQDEALLDAVKGIRRAVESLQAKK